The DNA window CTGTCAATACAGCCTTCTCATGTTCAGATCGGGTACTTCTGCTTCCTTTCCCTGATCCATCAACTACCTTCTCGGTTGGTGAATATCCAAAATGATCCCGAAGATGTAAACTTGGAACACGGGTAGCCACATCAGCTTCAGGATGAAGGTCCCTGGACCCAGGGGTGTCCCTCTGCGAATTAGATCTTGCAGGGGTATTCTCATCTTCAGAAATGCTACAGGATGATGATATGCCTTGCATTTTTTCGGCTTCACTTGAATTCGAGGGTAGGTCTTGAGAACCATGACTTGCCGCGGAAAAACTATAAAGTGGAAGCACCCTCTCTTGTGAAGCAGCATTTGCATTGCTTCCTTGGCCATCATTGGTACTACTTTTGCTGCCAGCAGAAATGTGTGAAATAGGTGAAGGTGCTGAAACATCAAGCCTGCTTCCATCAAGCTTGACCACAAGTGCATGTGAGCATGATCCGCAACGTAATTTGTACTCATCCTTCCCTGGCAAGGGGGATTTCTTAGGAAGTTGCAGCACTTCATAGCAGTTATAGCATATGGTGAATGGGGCACCACATGCAATCGGTTCACAAGTCTGTGCAGGTTTTTTACTCAGAGTGGCCCTCATGTGATTGCGTGGCATTGAAGCATGAACTCTTGAATTGTAGTTATGTGTACCAAACATTGCAGGACCATCAACAGGGTAAACTCTAGGATTATTCATAATATATGGTGCCCTGCGATTGTTGAAACCCAGAGGAGGCCCCTGAACAGGTAAGAACTCACGGTGGTAGCAGTGTAGACAAGAACAGGCAGGCTGATGGTAGAAGCCATCATGGTGGTAAGAAATCAGGGGGTCAGGATCATACTGTCCATAGAaataattatcaaaatttCTCCATGGATATGTGCCAAGAGGATAGCTTGGAGCCCCCATGTGTGTCATTGGCTCCCCGTACCCATGAAGATCTTGCTGAGTAGGTCCTGGAGCATAAGATTGTGGAATGCAGGGAACATGCCCATTCAAGGCTGGTGACTGCTGAGAACCACTACGCTGCAACTGAGGCGAACCATGTCGTAACCGACTCAACCGAGGATTGTGTGAGGCTGATGCATCAGCCACTTTGTCTGTAGGAGTACTTCCACTTGGCTTATTGGTGATCTCACAGGATTTCTGAACTTGATCCCTCAACTCATCAAGCATCCGTAATAGATCAGCACGGTCTTTTTCAAGACCATTGACTCTGTTTAGGCCATCCAAATTTCTCGTATCAGATTGCTCACCATTGGTATGTCTGAATCTTGACTTCATATGGTAGTCAGACGGGCCTTCTGCAGGATATGAATTCATAGGAATGGTGTCAACAACAGATCTTGGGGATCTGTCTCTGGCTCTCACTCCATGTTTTgcttctcctttttcctcatTGCGAATGCGCCGATACTTGGCCTCCCGAATTTCTCTGCTGTCATCTCTAAGTGAAGCTTCAAGCTTCAAGGCATTTGGCTCTTTTGGAATTTGGCTATCATCACAACCATATCCAGACTCGCTGTGCATAGCTGCCATTCTGTCAAGAACCTGTCTCTCTTCTGCTTTAGCTTCTCCATTTTTGGCTTCTGCTTCTTGGGCAACCTCACAAGTATCTTTCGATGCAGCTCCTTTGTTATCAGGTGAACTCTCTAGCACTTCAAGGTACTTCACATGCCCACCAGATTTCTCTGAGGAATTCTCAGATGCCGAGTTCTTCTTGGCTGCAATATGGACCATAAATGCAGTAAAATGTTATTTGGAGTATTAAAATCGATCTAAAATTTGACTAAGCATGCAAAtgcaatatttaaaaaactaaaaaaaagagCGAAAAATTTAAGTGCACTAATTCTGTAGACTATCTGGACAAAAACAGAGACTTTAAGCTCGCACATTGACACTTGAAAATGCAGCTGCATACCTAATATTGGTGCCAACTAATACAACATGAAAACTGGATGAATAAATAGCAACAAGTTAACTGGTCAAAATAATTACTACTTCagttttatttcttattttagaAGGGTTTATATCTAACTCGAACAAAAACTAAATATTCGGGCCAAGGAAATTCAACATACTTCAGCGTTTGAATATTTTACAACCACGACTTCCCAGTTTGATTTGTTAAATTTCACCACAAacgaaacaaacaaataagcTCACTGGCGTCAGCAGAGGAAAAAGATGCATTCTCCAGTAATCAAATCACCATGTTTATCCAGGGTAGAATAAAGCCCTCTTTTAGAGTCTAACAGAATTTCCTAATAACCTTTTTCTTGCAGCAACTAACCAAACACAAACCATTTCTTTTCAACATTACCAAACATTAGTAACCAGTTGGGGGCTTATAAGTCAAGGCACATGTCCCACAATGAGCAGTCTCGTATGTACTGGACTGGACTGacgcaccaaaaaaaaaaagaataaattcaCCCTCCACAAGATCTGAAGGCTCAGGCAAATTGAGGTTTGAAGTCACGGTCcgaaaataaacaatgaaacgTAGCAATACAAAGCTACTAATACTACCAAACATGCTCTTGTACATGCATCGATTGTGTAAAAACAATGCTGATCAAATCAAGCACACAGCAAGGGAAAACATAGTGTAATGCAAACCAACCCAAGCCAATAGGAGCGACCAAAACTGCCGAAATGGTTCAAGCCAAAGAAGACACGTTAAAAAATTGGAATCTTTACAGGGTGGAAGCAAACAAAATGAGTCTCAAAATCCGCGTACTCAACAAAGCAAGAAACCCATGGCAAAGAACCCATTTTCACAAGCTTCGTTCATCCAAAAAAAcctacagtttttttttaatcaaatgaGCAGTTCACCACTACTTTCTTGTGACTGCACATTAATCGGAGGAGAAAAATGTGAAGAgcagaggggaaaaaagaccTTGGATTTCCTTTTAAAAAtccaatttttctataaaatcaACAGCTAATCACTACTAGTCCAACACAAAAGTATTTTCTTGTGATTGCGAATTCAGACGAGCAGAGAAACAAACCCAAACCAGCAGAAAGAAATAAGGAGGAACTCAATGCCGGAGAAGGGTACAGTTAGGTGCAACGTGCAAGAGCAGAGagagaaccaaaaaaaagaggacCTTGGAGAGTggcgccgcatccgccgcagACGTAGACGGAGTAGTTGGGGAGCTCCGGCAAAAACTTCTCGCACTTGGGGCACCGCACCACCCGTATCTGCTgccgctgccccgccgccgccgccgccgcgctcgcgccgcccaacccctcctcctccccctccatcTCCCGCCAATGccacccctcccctccctccaacctcctcctcctcctccccgcacCTCACAGTTCACACCCAACCAACCAAGAACGCCGACCAGCacaggcagcggcggcggcggcggcgcctatCTGACGCGCTCctcgagctgctgctgctactgcgcTAGCACCACAAATATGAACCGGAGAAATGGAGCAGCTCCCGCGCGGTGGTCGCTAGCTGTAGCTGGGCCACGCACATATGCAACGCAaagcttctcttctcttctctccgtCACCTCGCCTTGCCTTGATTCTTGGGTGTTTCGCCGCCTTTTGTCTttgcccctccctctctctctctcacacacacacacacaatggGTCACTGTCGCAAGCAAGCGAGAGAAAGGAGCAAAGGGAGGTTGGGAAAAATTAAAGATggaggagctgctgctgctgcagaggAAGAATTAAAAAAGGGTGAGCTtacgagggaggaggaggaggatcagCAGCAGCTCAACCACACGGTACTTGTCAGCTCACCAAGACTAGTCCGGCTTCCGGACGGACTCTttgcttgtttctttcttcttcgcGGTAGCTAGGCTATGCTCGGCACTCGGCAGCACGGCGCCATATGCATTATGCGTGTTGATGTCGTTGCGTTCTTTGGTCCAAAGATGGTCGTCTACCTGTCGTCATCCATGGACCAAAGTATAACACTGTGATCGAAGGGTCCtgattaaatgtttaaaatttttaatttcatcaattaaattcagtctctgttattggatgataatctaaaaGCACGTATACAAGTTAAAAATCCCATACACGTCCTCTCCATCCAATCACTCATGTGTTGTGCGTGtgtttagaaaaaatacaaacgTTTGATTAATAACAAATGTGTTATGCGTgtgtttagaaaaaatataaacgttTAATCAATAACAAAAGTGATGAATACTCGATCCGCTTCTCCTATTGTGCCCCATTTTATTCTTCAATCATCGCTCATTACTAAGAGACCTGgtagtttttttagcttttactattaaataatctaaaaaatgtttttattttaaaacggacGTAGTATTCCAtaattgtaaatatttataaacagaGTAGCTTATCACTATCAGCTGCtgtcaaaatttgaacatgTAGCTATAGGTTGTGTAACACACAACTGGTTTgtctaaaatttactctagtTTATTGTTAGCACGCTTCGTATATTGCTAAgcgatgtgtttttttaaaaaaatctttatgaattgatttaaaaatcatattaattttaaatcatattaatttttttcaaacgatGGCTAACTCTTAATCAATCATTCGCTAATGAGATATGTTTTCTGCGGTTTCCTTCCCGCTCTCAAACTCGaccttaatttagagttgagtttatagttattttgtcATGGTCTATTTTTGAGCTATGACTTTTAAACTACTAACACAGAAATTTTGTTGTTGGcgcaaaaatacaaaattaaaaaaaatcgtgtTTGAAATGAGCCCTAAATTTTGAAGCCTAAATTAGTAAATCTGTAGCATGTACGGCGTACCCAAAACCATCATATACACGGAACCAAATTAAACTGTGTTGGGTGTCAACAACATATGCATTTTAGAACTACGGACATAATAATGATTAGCAACGTACGTACATTgtacacatacatatacatgatGTGC is part of the Oryza brachyantha chromosome 2, ObraRS2, whole genome shotgun sequence genome and encodes:
- the LOC102703373 gene encoding protein ENHANCED DISEASE RESISTANCE 4-like, translated to MEGEEEGLGGASAAAAAAGQRQQIRVVRCPKCEKFLPELPNYSVYVCGGCGATLQAKKNSASENSSEKSGGHVKYLEVLESSPDNKGAASKDTCEVAQEAEAKNGEAKAEERQVLDRMAAMHSESGYGCDDSQIPKEPNALKLEASLRDDSREIREAKYRRIRNEEKGEAKHGVRARDRSPRSVVDTIPMNSYPAEGPSDYHMKSRFRHTNGEQSDTRNLDGLNRVNGLEKDRADLLRMLDELRDQVQKSCEITNKPSGSTPTDKVADASASHNPRLSRLRHGSPQLQRSGSQQSPALNGHVPCIPQSYAPGPTQQDLHGYGEPMTHMGAPSYPLGTYPWRNFDNYFYGQYDPDPLISYHHDGFYHQPACSCLHCYHREFLPVQGPPLGFNNRRAPYIMNNPRVYPVDGPAMFGTHNYNSRVHASMPRNHMRATLSKKPAQTCEPIACGAPFTICYNCYEVLQLPKKSPLPGKDEYKLRCGSCSHALVVKLDGSRLDVSAPSPISHISAGSKSSTNDGQGSNANAASQERVLPLYSFSAASHGSQDLPSNSSEAEKMQGISSSCSISEDENTPARSNSQRDTPGSRDLHPEADVATRVPSLHLRDHFGYSPTEKVVDGSGKGSRSTRSEHEKAVLTESFKQHTVKDVSVVSIMDLSDDEYDDPDYMQDPGDVAQSVDHPRAAKTGDSFFTNLIKKSFKINNGMGNGRAKVFINGYPISDRAVRKAEKIAGPIYPGEYWYDYRAGFWGVMGQSCLGMIPPYIPELNYPMPKKCAAGNTGVFVNGRELHQKDLDLLVGRGLPDSPGRSYRVEMSGKVSDEVSGEELYCLGKLAPTVEKMKRGFGMRVPRIIH